The following nucleotide sequence is from Cottoperca gobio chromosome 20, fCotGob3.1, whole genome shotgun sequence.
ACCTGGTTTTCTTGACAAACAACAAGGCTAACGGGAAATAAACAGTGATACATCGCAGTTAAACAAGGTGGCTAGCGAGTAACACAATGTACGATTTACATTTACTCACTTAGTCACTTTTTACATAAAGTATCTTATTAATTGTCTGACACTCGATAGAGACTGTTGTCACCAGGAGTtatgcagacagagagaaaaggacagttagctagctagcagtgGCTAGTGTGCTAGCTAGAAGTCCACAGTGATGGAAGCTAATGCTAGCAGCAGCCAAATCGCAACAAATGAACGAAACGAGACTCGCTTATCAAGTGAGTAAGaacagcaggcaggcagacagagcagagggtATAGAGAGGAGTCCTTACTTTATTAATGTCTGCGAAAAGATTAAGCCAAGACATCCGTCAATGAAACTCACTtcgatgttttctttttcaacaacagctgtttttttttcttgtgaatAAAAATTAACTGTACTTCCGGAGGGAAACGGCGGATGTGACGTAGCAGCCCTACAGGGACGCTTAAAACCGAAAGTTTTGGAAATTtagcttttactttatttatcagacaaaacaaatgaacactAATAAACATCGATGGGATGTACATATACcagattttaaaaaagtaatgatTAATTTGCCTAGTTGGTGTTAAAAGTTAATAATGTGCAGTAAAGaatcaaatatttttaataattaatagtGCATCTGAACTGTAAAGTTcactaacttaaaacatcataGTTAAATACCACAAATTATTCATCCTTTTGGCATCTTCGTGCCCCCTCTCaacatgtttgtctgtgtgcactAATTCTAACTTTAATATCAGTAATTTGGGCGAGACGTCTGAAAAGATCAGATGTTTCCTGTTTCAATTTAGCTGCACTCAAAACCTACAATACATGTTTTTCAGGGAATATTTTGCTCAAACATTGAAGAgtaaattcattttatttctccttGGAATTGATTGATATGCATAATTATCcaacacaaaccacaaacagTATAAAATTAAACCCAACATCAACCCTCTATATGAGATAGGCTCTAGATGCACGTTTCAGCTTTGCCCCACATTATTTAACTTTTGAAAGTCAGTTTTTGACTATTTCcaaagcatttaaaacaatcatCTCCAGTCCTTGCTCACACAAAAATGTTCCTCTCGCTAACTCCCAGATAAAAGCCCTGGTCTTCTCTATTCTCTATCTAATTCAGTTGATGCCATCAGAgtagaggaaataaaaacaacaatttaaaaacaacaaaactgtttttatgtgattttattttccaGACCAAATCACATTTGTAGCAAGCAGAACAAGTAAAGCACTTTATAGTTGTTAGATGTAAATATACAGAGACAAtccaatacaaatgttttgcattttgactTTGATCAATTTAAGTTACAGTTAAGTTAAGGGAAAGCAACAGGGGGAAGGCAAAAGCATCAATAATAACATTGTGAGTGCAAATATCTCCGACTACTTTTTCATCTCCAGGATTCCATTTCCCGGCCTGCGCTTCTTCGCACTGCAGATGTTACAAAACTGCACCCCAGGAATCTGAGACAGGACGGTAGAAGGTACAACAGTCTCCAGATACTGCATGTAAAGCTATGTTTGAGATTCTCAGATAAAATAGAATAATGCCAAGAGAAAGATAATCCTGTAAAACTCAAcaccaaacaaaataaataatgtgatgCTTTGTGTAAAGAATTAAACAGGTTAAAGGGACGTTACTTACTGTTCCTGACGATGGTAAACATTCCTTGTGAAACATGTGTCTGCAGTGAAACACCACCACGCTGAAGGGTTTGGCCATGTCTGAAACGCAGgtgtaaaagcaaaaaaaactcACTCAAATGCAACACAACAGTAACATACTTGGATACATTGGTAACCCACCTGATGGTAATATTGTAGCATGACACGATTCACAAATGTTCTCCTctgaaaagaaaaccaaaagtGGTGTGAGTGCGGTTTACAAATGACGTCGTCTCCGCTGCTTTCGCATGAAAGTGCACCCACCGTCGACCCGGACTCCTCTCATCTGTGTCCGGTGCATCTtctggagcagagagagggagtcGGCCACCAGGATCTTCTTACATCCTTCCCTCAGAAGAATcttagaaacaaaaagaaaaacaacatgatgAATAGACGGCAATAGATGAACCTTCATGATTTCATTTCTTCATCATAAAGATTTCAAGGggagaaaacaattaaaagaaagCTTATCTAAGAAGAACATGTCTAACCTGTAGATTGTAGTCCTGGAGGATCTTTACGAGTGAATCTCTGAGGTTTGGGATCTCCATGCCCTCCTTTATGCGATGGATGAGCAGGATGGGATCCACATGAGTACCAATGTTATTAAGGAGGCCGGTGATGAACGCTGGGGAGACAGTATCAGCCAGATGGAGACGAAGAAATAATGTGAAAGTGTGACAATGACAAAGAATCAAAACGCATGTGAGGGGGAATATGAGACCGTATCATACGTGGTTTGTCAATAGAGTAAGAGATGAGATCCTCCCAGAGCTCTGCGTCGTCCTGCTCTTTGGCAAACTCTATGGCCTTGTCCacgtcctccagctcctccatgATCATCTGCAGAGCTCGTCTGCAGTTCCCCATCCTGCCTGGGAGCCAACAATGCTGGGTTAGCTTCCTTTTAAAATCATAtccaacacatttaaagtagGAAAACAGACAAGACTTACTGAGCAGGaagacagtctcctctacaaAGTTCCTCTGCTGACAAACCTCGAGAGCCTGAGAGGACCAAAAAGAAGAGACAATATAATGTATGTCTTGTAGCTTCTGGAAACTTGAATGTAAGAGGTCATGCAAGTACCGCACCTTTTCAAGCGGGCAATGTGTGCTATCTCTGAGGAATGGTAGGAGATTTGGTCGGTCATATTCGGCGTACAGGCCAATCTGTCGCTCGTGGAATTTCTGGCCTTTGTGGTGGTCCCGCTTGAACAGTTTATGGAGGTACTGTGGGGGAAAGACGAGTCAAATCAGTTCTACATGACGTTGTGAGAGTGTATACGTTTATATTTAACGTGTTCTCAACTCACCACATGTAGAAGTTCGGGCCTGTCTGCCAGTTCCTCCACTACCCTGTCCGTCTATTAGCAGAGAGAACACAAACAGCATCAGTCGGACGCAGGCTTTCATCCCTTCCTTAATGAAAGACTAGAAGACATGTATACTTACGGATAATTTGTCTTCATTGTCCAGAAGCATGTCAACAGCTTTCTGACGAGGCACATTTAGAGAATGTATTAATCACATGTCTAACTTATCAAATGAAATGCTTAAAGAAAGCAATCAAATGTGCAAACTTAACACGTTTTCAGACTTTTACCTCTTTGTCAAAGTCCATGAGGAGAACGATCTTGTCCTCTATGGAGGCGAAAAGGTTGTGTTTGTGGATCAGCTGGTAAACATCTTTGTGCCTCAGCTTCAGGTAGATTTCTAAGGCTTTGTCGTAGCGCTGGTCATACGTGTACCTGCGATAGCGTCAAAGACTACTTACTTTTCTCTTCATGTCAGCAGTAATTTCACTTTCGGTGAATAAATGTGCAGACAAATATTGTGCAACCAAGCTTTTTCCAGATACACAGACTGCTGTGTAATACTTAAATATGGATTTGATCACTCACAGTTCAGCCAGCGTGGTGAGCAAGGTTCTGTTGGTGGGGTCCCTCTTCAGGTGATCGGTGACCGCCTGAACAATGGCCATGTTGTTGTAAAGCTCTCCAGGCCATTCCCGGATCAGTGTGGCGAACCCCTTTGTGGACGGCACAGGAAGTGGGACAAACCATTAAGCTGACGATCAACATGTGGCTTCACGCTGGATTTGTCACAGGATGTCAAGACTAGTGTGGGACAAAAGTACCTCATAGTCAGTTTTGAGGAATTCATGCAAGATCATTTCATAGATGGCCGGTCTGAGACGCAGATCCCCTCTGGGCAAATACTGACTGATGGCCTGAAATTAGAGAAAGGTGGAGCAATATTAATAACTTATACTGGAAGAAAGACATTGCATCATATTTCATAGAAACTCCTACCTTCAACTGTCCGATGGTCTTGAACCTGTATACTTCATTTTCCCATAGTTCCATGTTTTTACCCAGAACCTTCTGACACttcctgaagaagaagaagaagtccaTGAATCCTTCAGATGAAATAAGAAGATTCTGGATTAAGTGTTTGCTTAAGTTTCTTTCTACTAAACTTACCTCGCAGCACTCTCATAGTCTCCTTTCTCCACTAAGTGATTGATGTAAGCCATCCCAATCTTCTGAACGTCGTGTCTCTTGATGTTTTTGAAGCTGATCTCTGCAGCCATCAGGGCCTCCTGTCACAGTGAAACCACAGGACACAGTTAAACTCCATGATTGTGGACCCTAACCTTTAGCAACGTTCATAAAATTCAACAACACAAGCctcatatttcttcttttcaagCAGCCAATCGATATGGTCGTCCTGATCCCGCTCCTTGGCCACGACGATGTCTTTAGGACTGATGATGTAGAAGAGCGACTCTCCCTCAGCATGCTCTgttaatgaaaatacatttaatgccTCGGCGTATTGCGCGTTACAGCTGACATTTGATGGTCGATGCATAATGAAATCAAGGCGCAGTAAAAGGTCGCGTGACATTTCTCTAAGGGGCTGTTTTTATAGTCTCACCGAGGCGGTAGTCTCTGCACTCGTTGTCTTGGAAGTTGCGCACGGTCAGCGCGTCTGAAGAGATCTCCTCGCAGGTCTCTGGGAGAGGCTGTATGATGTCGAGACGAGGCCGCGCGCGGAACTCCTCATCCTGCACACGCGATGAGTAAAAACTCTTACATCACATTTGCCcctataatatatgtgtgtgtgtgtgtgtgtgtgtgtgtgtgtgtgtgtgtgtgtgtgtgtgtgtgtgtgtgtgtgtgtgtgtgtgtgtgtgtgtgtgtgtaaaagaagGATAATCACCATGTGATCAGAGTTCTCCTTCACAAAGTACAGCGTGACGAGCTGATCTGCCAGCGGGGCCAGGCCACTGATGAAGAACTCAGTGTCAAATGCAGACACTGTTGTAAAAAGAGAAACCGAACAAAGAGGATCAAAGATACTGTGTTGGATACCATGTTATAGTATGTGGGTTACATCTGTAAGGTGGGGGTGGTAAAGTCTtgatattctatatatttgtCGCTGCATCTTCAAAATTTCAAGAAGAGATTTATCATGCGAGGCATCCTGATTACGTAacaaatgatataaatataaacatataaacaccaTGTCCTAAGCCTGTCTCATCTAGTTGTATTCTTGCTTTATGTGAATGTGTTCTATAAATAAAGCTGGTCATCATATAGTTTTTTTACAATGTGTATTTTATACCTATTTCCACATAGCGGCTGGGCAGGTCTCTCATTTCCGTAGCATTTCGCTCTTTCACAACACAAATCTGCAGGAGAAATAAGATCATTACAGAGAATCTGAAACACTGGAATAGCGAGTGTctgtaattcatttaaaaagaaaagcatcaaaccTTAATGGACGTTCCCCAGCCAACAATGAGAGTGCTGTTGTTCTTCCAACACAGGCTGCAGGGGTACATGTCCGGCCTCAGACCGACATTATCCCGCAGAACGTTTGTGATCCGCTGTTTTGTACCGATATCATAGATTttaactccctaaaagaaatcaggggaaaaaaaacgaactttaacattttacacattcataATTCTACTTTTAAAATTGACATCTGTGACTGATCACTCACTACATTGTTGGCCCAGGCAATGAGGTTAGCCCTCCACTGGATATTCGTGATTGAACCCTCGCCTTCGTGTAGGACAGACGTCTTCCAGCGATTCAACCAGTTTCTCTCATACAGAAGCAGCTTTGAGAGAGAACACGGGGAAACATTTAATGCTACACGGTTTGCAGCGTGCAGTAGCGCAGCCCGACCTACAGAGGGCAGTAGATGAACAGCACATTGCACAGGAACAGCGAGTCAGGAGCCGTGTCTGATAAAAGAGTTAAACAGCCTTATAGATTTAACTTAAAACTATAGGGAACTTTCCCATTCACGCTGCAAATGATGAAGTAAAAACCTAGATTTTACTCCTTATATGAAGATCTTAATTCCACTTCGGAGCATTTAGGCacaaagacaatgaagacagaTTGTTCATTAGACCCCGTGTAAGTGAGAACGCTTCACATTAGCTTCACAATCAGTGGTGGGAGAAGTCATTTTACAGTTTCACATGGGCGACGTAATAAGTAGAAGATGGCACTAAAGCCTGTCGATGCATTACAAGCACGATTTCATTACATCCTTCTTACTCTCGTCATAATGGTTACGGCTTCTTTAGGATACACACCATTTATTGTCGTCACTGTGGGCGGCGTCGAGTATAGGAACGACTACTTAAACGCATCACGTTTTCATGCGATGTATGTTTACCGTCTCACAGAGGAGTGGAAGCTTaataagtgtgttttttttaaccacaaTGCAATGTGGTACCAAGCAGTGTCACTTCATCAATTCCAGTTTAACGTTGGGGCCTTGTGTTGCACACGCTGTAGAGGACAAAGCCTGTCATTCACATTCCCTGTATTGTTACTGTCCTTACTATAAATTCATACAACAAAATGTGCATACTATTACCAAGGATGTAGAGAGAAGGTTGTAAAGGCTCTTTAATTCAGCAGTTGGGCTATGTTAATAAACAGTTTGCTCTACAAAGAGATGATATGACAAAAGAACTGTGGAGACAAAATTGAATTTCCTTTGACAGGATGTGGCTCCCGTTGAGGCTTATTGATTTTCATCACAGGCACATTGTGGAGGCCTTCACAACTTAGAACTGAGAGGAATCAGCGgcaattgaaagaaaatggcaaagTAATACTAACAACGGGGTTTcgtaaaacattttgttttccctgaCCCCTGTTGTATAAATGTCAGTATACTTTATTTATGGGTGCTTTTGCACTGACGCTACTTCCCAGCAGTTTATACTTGTGTGTACAATAATTGGCATTTAATAGGTGGGTAGCTTTAATCCcgaaaaactaaaactaaaaaaaaaatctgagaTAGTTTTCACCTTCCGTGGTGACATGCATACGCGAGATGACTTTCAGGAAAGAGATCACACGGAAATCCTAAGACTATATACCCTCTTGATAATGACATCTACTTTCCGTGCTTGTGAAGCATTGCCTTTCAAAACACTGTTGAGCGAACAGCACTTTGTGAAAATGGGCAGCTCTCCCGAGAGCACTCcagcaaagagacagaaaactaAGAGCCTTTCACACCAGACAAAGACCTGTGCATCGCCGTCAGCCAAGCCAAAGTGAGAAGGTTTGCGCGACCCGGACACAATCAGGAAGAATTATTGTGGCAGGAAATGGCGGAAAAACTGTACATAATGACGGCacaagtaaaaagtacaactcAAACCCACCTTGTTGCCTCCAGTCACAAACTGTTTGTAGTTTGATCTGGTGAACTGAGGGTGTAACGCCACCACCTGCAATACACCagtaaaatatgtcaaaaaagagattttcttttgtgtcaTGTGATACGCAGGTAATGCTgtaacatatacacatatggtAAAGCACTTAAGTTTCAATTTGACATCAACTTACTTTGACGGGACAGTCAAAGTTCTCATGGAAGCCCTCTCTTGTATAGAGACCAAACACCTGAACCTGGAACAAAGATGAGACGGTAGAACGGGAAGCAAAGgtgaataacaaaaaaaaaaaaatgctgctTTAATTGCTGCCTCTGCAACTATCTGAGGCCAGCAGGGGGGAATTGTAGTCAGAAAAAACACCTTGATTGGCTCCATTCTTCTCCGCTGGGCCACCAATTAGTGGACGAGTTGATTCTTTGGACCCCGCAGGGTTTAGAAACAGAAGTCGTCATCTTGGACTCGACCACAGCCTCAGTTGGCTACAACAAACCCTAATGTACCATTAGAGTACATGACACCCAGTTTCCCTTCATCTGAGACCCCAAAAAGACTTTGCTTTTAATAGAAAAAGTCGAGGAGCAATATAAAACTGATGCAATCTCATTTTTCACGAACCGCACCAGCGATTAAGGATTAAGTTAGATTTTCAAAGGATTAACAGCCAACTGAATTGGTTGAGGGCAAACAATCGCTATAGCATTGATTGCAATTGtcagctcctttttttttttttttgtgcgaCAAGATCTTGTTTTTGCCACCAGAGTGCAAGAAGTGGGGGGGGAGGGTGATATCAGAGAGCATATCTTGACTGCAAAATCTATGAAGGATGGTGGTAATGATGAGAAGAGACAAGATAACAGCAAGGTGGAGAACATGGAGAGGGTATCCATCGACGGCTGAAGGCTGACTGACGGCTCCGAGTGCCATCCAACTATTTAAAATAGGTACAAGCTTTTTATAAATTCACGCATCATGAAAGAAAATACGTGTAGATATGGTGAAGATATCAAGGGTAATGCTCCGACTGTGGGAGAACTGCCTTCTCTACCAAACACAGGTTCCACATCATTAGCATAAAGTTTAACACAGATAAGATGAGTTTTAGGAtgaattatgattatgatttttttttttcttgctgcaGGCCTAAGGATCAGTAACCAGCGGCGATGAGCGGAGAGATCTCACCTTCCCATCCTCGGAGCAGATGCCCACATGCTCTCCACTTTCATCCAGGCTGATCTGGTTGATCTTCACTGAACTCTGCGGAGACACAATATCAtggcatctttttttctttagggAGGCGGGTGAATACCAAATGTTGCTGGCTGACATTTTACTCCATTAAGTGAAATGCCAGAAAAAGAATTTGAGTATGTAATGGATGCACAGCCCCGTTTGTGTCGATGCATAGAGCCTGGCATTAATGCCGTGAAGGTTAGGGGGTCCAAACTCACTGCTGGTGCTTTTAAAGTTTGCACATTCACAACACTATAGGGCTCTTTAGATAAAAGGATCAACCGAATGGCATAAATTATAGCAAATGTGGCTTAAAGTCCCCCCCCCCTAAAAGGGTTGACTGTGCATCTGTGTGGACATAAGtagaaaaaggttttttttgctTATCATATATTTGAGTATTTCTCCGGTGCATTAGGTTCACCTGGGTGTTTGGTGCACACATTAAATCCTTCTCTGCTTTTTACTCAATTCTGACCGGATTATTTTTGAAACTACGACACAAATCCATCAGACAGAACCCAGCTGCGTCCCTTCTGTTCAGTGAAATAGcttccttgttttttttggccGACTGATAACTGGCAGTAAGTTGTTTAGGTGAGTAGCACTTGAATCAATGTGCTCAGCAGGGAGACCACAGTTAGAAGCAggtacattaatgtaaaatagCCCCCTTTTGTGCCGGACAAATCAGCCTTTGATTGCTGAATATGTTCTTTGACATGCAAATTTAATTATAGTTAGGAAGTCATTCTCTCCAGATCAAGTGAGCAGACACGTATGGGGAAAGTCAAACATTGGGACTGAATCAGATATGCGTGATGATCGCTGGTTATAGATACGACACATACGACATGTCTCCTAATACATATGGGAACGAACATTAACGTCCCTCGTCTGTAAATGGTAAATAAACCGTGCGTCTGCTGCGTTTTAGACAAACAATGGACATAACGactgtttaaaggaatagttcggcattttgggaaatatgcttatatGCTTTGTTGCAGATGACAAGACAGATGCAACTCTC
It contains:
- the vps41 gene encoding vacuolar protein sorting-associated protein 41 homolog isoform X1; translated protein: MADVEEQGRKQSEEFTDESEEEDSEEEPKLKYERLSNGVTEILQKDAASCMTVHDKFLALGTHFGKVFLLDIQGNVTQKFEISSVKINQISLDESGEHVGICSEDGKVQVFGLYTREGFHENFDCPVKVVALHPQFTRSNYKQFVTGGNKLLLYERNWLNRWKTSVLHEGEGSITNIQWRANLIAWANNVGVKIYDIGTKQRITNVLRDNVGLRPDMYPCSLCWKNNSTLIVGWGTSIKICVVKERNATEMRDLPSRYVEIVSAFDTEFFISGLAPLADQLVTLYFVKENSDHMDEEFRARPRLDIIQPLPETCEEISSDALTVRNFQDNECRDYRLEHAEGESLFYIISPKDIVVAKERDQDDHIDWLLEKKKYEEALMAAEISFKNIKRHDVQKIGMAYINHLVEKGDYESAARKCQKVLGKNMELWENEVYRFKTIGQLKAISQYLPRGDLRLRPAIYEMILHEFLKTDYEGFATLIREWPGELYNNMAIVQAVTDHLKRDPTNRTLLTTLAELYTYDQRYDKALEIYLKLRHKDVYQLIHKHNLFASIEDKIVLLMDFDKEKAVDMLLDNEDKLSTDRVVEELADRPELLHVYLHKLFKRDHHKGQKFHERQIGLYAEYDRPNLLPFLRDSTHCPLEKALEVCQQRNFVEETVFLLSRMGNCRRALQMIMEELEDVDKAIEFAKEQDDAELWEDLISYSIDKPPFITGLLNNIGTHVDPILLIHRIKEGMEIPNLRDSLVKILQDYNLQILLREGCKKILVADSLSLLQKMHRTQMRGVRVDEENICESCHATILPSDMAKPFSVVVFHCRHMFHKECLPSSGTIPGVQFCNICSAKKRRPGNGILEMKK
- the vps41 gene encoding vacuolar protein sorting-associated protein 41 homolog isoform X2 gives rise to the protein MEPIKVQVFGLYTREGFHENFDCPVKVVALHPQFTRSNYKQFVTGGNKLLLYERNWLNRWKTSVLHEGEGSITNIQWRANLIAWANNVGVKIYDIGTKQRITNVLRDNVGLRPDMYPCSLCWKNNSTLIVGWGTSIKICVVKERNATEMRDLPSRYVEIVSAFDTEFFISGLAPLADQLVTLYFVKENSDHMDEEFRARPRLDIIQPLPETCEEISSDALTVRNFQDNECRDYRLEHAEGESLFYIISPKDIVVAKERDQDDHIDWLLEKKKYEEALMAAEISFKNIKRHDVQKIGMAYINHLVEKGDYESAARKCQKVLGKNMELWENEVYRFKTIGQLKAISQYLPRGDLRLRPAIYEMILHEFLKTDYEGFATLIREWPGELYNNMAIVQAVTDHLKRDPTNRTLLTTLAELYTYDQRYDKALEIYLKLRHKDVYQLIHKHNLFASIEDKIVLLMDFDKEKAVDMLLDNEDKLSTDRVVEELADRPELLHVYLHKLFKRDHHKGQKFHERQIGLYAEYDRPNLLPFLRDSTHCPLEKALEVCQQRNFVEETVFLLSRMGNCRRALQMIMEELEDVDKAIEFAKEQDDAELWEDLISYSIDKPPFITGLLNNIGTHVDPILLIHRIKEGMEIPNLRDSLVKILQDYNLQILLREGCKKILVADSLSLLQKMHRTQMRGVRVDEENICESCHATILPSDMAKPFSVVVFHCRHMFHKECLPSSGTIPGVQFCNICSAKKRRPGNGILEMKK